One window of the Myxococcota bacterium genome contains the following:
- a CDS encoding carbon-nitrogen hydrolase yields the protein MAVRVALVQMQVDPDPRVNLDRALAELERAAREGAQLVCLPELFRSLYFCQEENPAHFDLAESIPGESTEALGKAAAEHGVVVVAPLFERRAAGLYHNSAVVIDADGRPLGTYRKMHIPDDPLYYEKFYFTPGDLGFQSHATRHGQVGPLICWDQWFPEAARMTALAGAEFLVYPTAIGWQFDEGDATDAAQRDAWETIQRSHAIANGVFVIAVNRVGTEGPIRFWGSSFVADPFGRVLARAGSDGPETLVVDCDLGDIERVRRDWPFLRDRRIDAYADLDRRLRD from the coding sequence ATGGCGGTACGCGTCGCGCTCGTGCAGATGCAGGTCGACCCCGATCCGCGCGTGAATCTCGATCGCGCCCTGGCCGAACTCGAGCGGGCAGCGCGCGAGGGCGCCCAGCTCGTCTGCCTCCCCGAGCTGTTTCGCTCTCTCTACTTCTGTCAGGAGGAGAACCCGGCCCACTTCGACCTGGCCGAGTCGATCCCGGGCGAGAGCACCGAGGCGCTCGGCAAGGCCGCCGCGGAACACGGCGTGGTCGTGGTCGCACCGCTCTTCGAACGCCGGGCCGCGGGCCTCTACCACAACTCGGCGGTGGTGATCGATGCGGACGGCCGTCCGCTCGGGACCTACCGCAAGATGCACATCCCCGACGACCCGCTCTACTACGAGAAGTTCTACTTCACGCCGGGGGACCTGGGCTTCCAGTCCCACGCGACGCGCCACGGGCAGGTCGGGCCACTCATCTGCTGGGACCAGTGGTTTCCCGAAGCCGCGCGCATGACCGCCCTCGCGGGTGCCGAGTTCCTGGTGTACCCGACCGCGATCGGCTGGCAGTTCGACGAAGGCGACGCGACGGATGCGGCGCAGCGCGACGCGTGGGAAACGATCCAACGCAGTCACGCGATCGCCAACGGCGTCTTCGTGATCGCCGTGAACCGGGTCGGCACCGAGGGCCCGATCCGCTTCTGGGGAAGCTCCTTCGTCGCGGATCCGTTCGGCCGGGTGCTGGCGCGCGCCGGATCCGACGGTCCGGAGACGCTGGTGGTCGATTGCGACCTCGGGGACATCGAGCGGGTGCGACGCGACTGGCCTTTCCTGCGCGACCGGCGCATCGACGCCTACGCGGATCTCGACCGCCGCCTCCGGGACTGA
- a CDS encoding agmatine deiminase family protein, with protein sequence MTAPDAARPRWPAEWEPHRATWLGWPHNPDTWPGHLEDARDEYVEILRALQGREAIELVVPDEATADDVRHRLRRAGADPEKGIRFHPIPTNDVWFRDTAPVFVDRGGVLHAVDFDFNAWGGKYPPWELDAALATKVAAITGAASESPGFVLEGGSLEGDGAGTLLTTEQCLLHPNREAGRDRAMMEARLGEWLGAERVVWLPGGIAGDDTDGHIDDVCRFVAPGVVVAASAQAGADQSVLEHNRRRLAEAGLEIHDLPMPPSHRVDGEGCPASYANFYLANGVVLVPTFGASSDARALAVLSDLLPDREVLGIPCRWLIQGLGAIHCLTQQEPAL encoded by the coding sequence ATGACCGCGCCGGACGCCGCGCGCCCGCGCTGGCCCGCCGAATGGGAGCCGCACCGGGCCACCTGGCTCGGTTGGCCCCACAACCCGGACACCTGGCCCGGCCACCTGGAAGACGCCCGCGACGAGTACGTCGAGATCCTGCGGGCGCTGCAGGGCCGCGAGGCGATCGAACTCGTCGTGCCCGACGAAGCAACCGCCGATGACGTCCGCCACCGACTGCGCCGGGCGGGCGCGGATCCGGAAAAAGGCATCCGCTTTCACCCGATCCCGACCAATGACGTCTGGTTCCGGGACACGGCGCCCGTGTTCGTCGACCGCGGCGGCGTGCTCCACGCCGTCGACTTCGACTTCAACGCCTGGGGAGGGAAGTACCCACCCTGGGAGCTCGATGCGGCGCTTGCCACGAAAGTCGCGGCGATCACCGGGGCAGCCTCCGAGTCGCCGGGCTTCGTCCTCGAGGGAGGCTCGCTCGAGGGCGACGGCGCCGGCACCCTGCTCACCACGGAGCAGTGCCTGCTCCACCCGAACCGAGAAGCCGGGCGAGATCGCGCGATGATGGAGGCGCGGCTCGGCGAGTGGCTGGGGGCCGAGCGGGTGGTCTGGCTGCCCGGCGGAATCGCCGGCGACGATACCGACGGCCACATCGACGACGTCTGTCGCTTCGTCGCCCCCGGCGTCGTGGTGGCGGCAAGCGCCCAGGCGGGGGCCGACCAGTCGGTGCTCGAACACAATCGCCGCCGCCTCGCGGAAGCGGGGCTCGAGATCCACGATCTGCCGATGCCGCCGTCCCACCGGGTCGACGGTGAAGGCTGCCCCGCCAGCTACGCCAACTTCTACCTGGCGAACGGCGTCGTGCTGGTGCCGACCTTCGGGGCGTCCAGCGACGCGCGTGCGCTGGCCGTCCTGAGCGACTTGTTGCCCGACCGCGAGGTCCTGGGGATCCCGTGCCGCTGGCTGATCCAGGGGCTCGGCGCCATCCATTGTCTGACCCAGCAGGAGCCGGCCCTCTAG
- a CDS encoding FAD-binding protein gives MEVIRHDVVIVGGGAAGLRAAVSAVEANPDVSVAMVSKVYPMRSHTVSAEGGAAAVARDDDSLEMHGYDTVKGSDFLGDQHAIQYFVEEAPKELTRLEHWGCPWSRNEDGTVATRAFGGMTTKRTWFATDKVGFHMLHSLFQHSMRFDRIVRYDEQFVTKLIIEGGVVRGVASLDIRDGTVRAILGRAVILATGGAGKIFPFTTNGNIKTGDGMALAYREGVPLKDMEFVQYHPTGLPGTGILITEATRGEGGHVKNSEGERFLVTRDYGVGTKAELGPRDMISRAIVQEIEAGRGLKGPYGEYAHLDLTHLGEEKISKRLPMVRELAKIYAGVDPVHEPIPIRPVVHYMMGGVDTDIDGATPLPGLYAAGEVACVSINGANRLGSNSLTECLVFGARSGRVAVDYANGTNEGDEAACVRIVEEEAARIESARNMQGGSEKISDIRTELKATMETGCGVYREQASMDATVRDVAALKERMANVKIEDNSKVFNTELIAALELDNMLEVAESLAVSAAHRKESRGAHTRRDAPTRDDQNYLYHTLCYYGEQGPRLDKKDVTLGTWVPEERKY, from the coding sequence GTGGAAGTCATTCGTCACGACGTCGTCATCGTGGGTGGAGGCGCCGCTGGCCTCCGCGCCGCAGTCTCCGCCGTGGAGGCGAATCCCGACGTCTCGGTCGCGATGGTCTCCAAAGTCTATCCGATGCGGAGTCACACGGTCTCGGCCGAGGGCGGCGCCGCCGCCGTCGCGCGAGACGACGACAGCCTCGAGATGCACGGCTACGACACGGTCAAGGGCTCCGATTTCCTCGGTGACCAGCACGCGATCCAGTACTTCGTCGAGGAAGCGCCGAAGGAGCTCACCCGACTCGAGCACTGGGGCTGCCCCTGGAGCCGCAACGAAGACGGCACCGTAGCGACGCGGGCCTTCGGTGGCATGACGACGAAGCGCACCTGGTTCGCGACCGACAAGGTCGGCTTCCACATGCTGCACTCGCTGTTCCAGCACTCGATGCGGTTCGACCGGATCGTCCGCTACGACGAGCAGTTCGTGACCAAGCTGATCATCGAAGGCGGCGTCGTGCGGGGCGTCGCGTCTCTCGACATCCGCGACGGTACGGTGCGCGCCATCCTCGGGCGCGCCGTCATCCTCGCCACGGGCGGGGCCGGCAAGATCTTCCCGTTCACCACGAACGGCAACATCAAGACCGGCGACGGGATGGCCCTGGCCTACCGCGAAGGCGTCCCGCTCAAGGACATGGAGTTCGTCCAGTACCACCCGACCGGACTCCCGGGCACCGGCATCCTGATCACCGAAGCCACCCGCGGCGAAGGCGGCCACGTCAAGAACTCGGAAGGCGAGCGTTTCCTCGTGACGCGCGACTACGGCGTCGGCACGAAGGCCGAACTCGGGCCCCGCGACATGATCTCGCGCGCGATCGTGCAGGAGATCGAAGCGGGCCGCGGCCTCAAGGGGCCCTACGGCGAGTACGCGCACCTCGACCTCACCCACCTGGGCGAGGAGAAGATCAGCAAGCGCCTCCCGATGGTGCGCGAACTGGCGAAGATCTACGCCGGGGTCGATCCCGTCCACGAGCCGATCCCGATCCGACCGGTCGTGCACTACATGATGGGCGGCGTCGATACGGACATCGACGGCGCGACGCCGCTGCCCGGCCTCTACGCGGCCGGCGAGGTGGCCTGTGTCTCGATCAACGGTGCGAACCGGCTCGGCTCGAACTCGCTGACCGAGTGCCTCGTGTTTGGCGCGCGGTCGGGTCGGGTCGCGGTCGACTATGCGAACGGCACCAACGAGGGTGACGAGGCGGCCTGCGTCCGCATCGTCGAGGAAGAGGCCGCGCGCATCGAGTCCGCGCGCAACATGCAGGGCGGCTCCGAGAAGATCTCGGACATCCGCACCGAACTGAAAGCCACGATGGAGACCGGCTGCGGTGTGTACCGCGAGCAGGCCTCGATGGACGCCACCGTCCGTGACGTCGCCGCGCTCAAGGAGCGCATGGCGAACGTGAAGATCGAGGACAACTCGAAGGTCTTCAACACGGAGCTGATCGCGGCACTCGAGCTCGACAACATGCTCGAGGTGGCCGAGTCGCTCGCCGTGTCCGCCGCGCATCGCAAGGAGTCGCGCGGCGCTCACACCCGGCGCGACGCACCTACCCGCGACGACCAGAACTACCTCTATCACACGCTCTGCTACTACGGAGAGCAGGGACCGCGCCTCGACAAGAAGGACGTGACCCTCGGCACCTGGGTCCCGGAAGAGCGGAAGTACTAA